A window of Chitinophagales bacterium contains these coding sequences:
- a CDS encoding DUF1800 domain-containing protein, with product MSLSLKTRNHHLMWRAGFGPSVEQLADLDTLSPAQLFKALQQSSKTTPAYMDVAGDYLDGLKAGLEEAGRQQKKELSQEEKKKMQQMSRERIRSLNLTWFKEMVNSDAQLREKFALFWHGHFACRNLNVYYQQGLLDILRKNALGSFRDMLHAVSKSAAMLNFLNNQQNRKDHPNENFAREVMELFTLGRGNYTEQDIKEAARAFTGWSANLQGEFVFRRFQHDTGIKTVLGRTGNLTGEEVLDHLLAQKQTARFITRKLYRFFVNEQVDEAKVEWLSERFYQSNYQISKLAEDIFTSDWFFDEKNTGNHIKSPVELLVGIQRMLPMQLENEESLLFLQKALGQILFYPPNVAGWPGGKSWIDSSTLLLRMRIPQLIVDADELNIRAKDDDDQQMGKRNDADKMLVKGMNRRALIKATIDWKTYNEQYSKTEKDKLVDSIVGNLLMADSQINGSLIVQFSNSKSREDFVRSVTLQLMSLPEYQLA from the coding sequence ATGTCACTATCCCTTAAAACCAGGAATCACCACCTCATGTGGAGGGCCGGTTTTGGCCCTTCTGTGGAGCAATTGGCCGACCTGGACACCCTATCTCCCGCCCAATTATTTAAAGCCCTGCAGCAATCTTCAAAAACCACTCCCGCGTATATGGATGTGGCAGGGGACTACCTGGACGGATTAAAGGCCGGGTTGGAAGAGGCCGGCCGCCAGCAAAAGAAAGAGCTGAGCCAGGAAGAGAAAAAGAAAATGCAGCAAATGTCGAGGGAAAGGATCCGCAGCCTGAACCTGACCTGGTTCAAGGAAATGGTGAATTCGGACGCCCAGCTTCGCGAAAAATTCGCGCTCTTCTGGCATGGCCATTTTGCCTGTCGCAACCTCAATGTTTATTACCAGCAAGGGTTACTGGACATTCTTCGCAAAAATGCACTGGGAAGTTTTAGAGATATGTTGCATGCCGTTTCCAAATCAGCGGCCATGCTCAACTTTTTAAATAATCAACAAAACCGGAAAGACCATCCCAATGAAAATTTTGCCCGCGAGGTAATGGAACTCTTTACCCTGGGACGTGGAAACTATACCGAACAGGATATCAAGGAGGCCGCCCGGGCCTTTACAGGTTGGTCGGCCAACCTGCAGGGGGAATTTGTATTTCGACGGTTTCAACATGATACCGGGATAAAGACCGTTTTGGGCCGAACCGGAAACCTGACGGGAGAGGAGGTTTTGGACCATTTACTGGCGCAAAAACAAACTGCCCGGTTCATTACCCGCAAACTGTATCGGTTCTTTGTCAATGAGCAGGTGGATGAGGCAAAAGTGGAATGGTTGTCTGAACGTTTCTATCAAAGCAATTACCAGATCAGTAAACTGGCCGAGGATATTTTTACCAGCGATTGGTTCTTTGACGAAAAAAATACCGGAAATCATATCAAATCACCCGTTGAGCTATTGGTAGGTATCCAGCGCATGTTGCCCATGCAACTCGAGAATGAAGAAAGCCTGTTGTTTTTACAGAAAGCCCTGGGTCAGATTTTGTTCTATCCTCCCAATGTGGCGGGTTGGCCCGGAGGTAAATCATGGATCGACAGTTCAACATTACTGTTGCGGATGCGGATACCCCAACTGATCGTGGATGCGGATGAATTGAATATACGCGCCAAGGATGACGATGACCAGCAAATGGGAAAAAGGAATGATGCGGATAAAATGCTGGTAAAAGGAATGAACAGAAGGGCATTGATAAAAGCAACGATCGATTGGAAGACGTATAACGAACAATACAGCAAAACAGAAAAGGATAAACTGGTGGATAGCATTGTGGGAAACCTGCTGATGGCAGACAGCCAGATCAATGGTTCATTGATCGTTCAGTTCAGTAATTCCAAAAGCCGGGAGGATTTTGTCCGGTCGGTAACCTTGCAGTTAATGAGTTTGCCGGAATATCAGCTTGCATAG
- a CDS encoding DUF1501 domain-containing protein, translating into MVRRREFLQLGSLATASLLVPRFLKAFDGKAVVPKGNRVLVILQLSGGNDGLNTVIPTYNDIYYKERPRLGIEKTKALALSDEAGLHPSLVAFKGLYDEGELAILNSVGYPNPDRSHFRSMDIWHSASDSRDYWNNGWVGRYLDAQCSGCDKPTYALELDDMLSLALKGEQVNAIAMRDPRRLYGTANERFFREVMKQHVDEPGEQPVDYLYKTMATTLSSADYIFQQSKMSPTKAVYPQTQLGTDLKTIASLIYSDINTKVYYLSLGSFDTHVNQQFTQQRLFTEMNDAIAAFTKDLKANGRFDDVMLMTFSEFGRRVSQNASGGTDHGTANNMFFVGGGLKKKGLINALPDLSDLEEGDLKYKVDFKSVYATVLNKWLGADDAAILKQSYPHLSFI; encoded by the coding sequence ATGGTACGAAGAAGAGAGTTTTTACAATTGGGTTCCCTGGCCACGGCTTCACTTTTGGTGCCGCGTTTTTTAAAGGCTTTTGACGGAAAGGCTGTTGTGCCCAAGGGTAACAGGGTATTGGTAATCTTGCAGCTCAGCGGAGGGAATGATGGATTGAATACCGTCATTCCTACCTACAATGATATTTATTATAAGGAGCGCCCCCGGCTGGGAATTGAAAAGACCAAGGCGCTTGCTCTTTCGGATGAAGCCGGTCTTCACCCTTCACTGGTAGCCTTCAAAGGCTTGTACGATGAAGGCGAATTAGCCATCCTCAACAGTGTCGGTTATCCCAATCCGGATCGTTCCCATTTTCGGAGCATGGATATCTGGCATAGCGCAAGCGACAGCCGCGATTATTGGAACAATGGTTGGGTGGGCAGGTATCTTGATGCGCAATGTAGTGGTTGTGATAAACCTACCTATGCTCTTGAATTGGATGATATGTTGAGCCTCGCGCTGAAGGGCGAACAAGTCAATGCCATTGCCATGCGCGATCCACGCCGGCTTTATGGTACCGCCAATGAACGTTTCTTTCGGGAAGTAATGAAGCAGCATGTAGACGAACCCGGTGAGCAACCTGTGGACTATTTATACAAGACCATGGCCACGACGCTGTCTTCTGCCGATTATATTTTCCAGCAAAGTAAAATGAGCCCCACCAAGGCTGTTTACCCGCAAACTCAGTTAGGTACCGATCTCAAAACCATCGCCTCCCTGATCTACTCAGATATCAACACCAAAGTATATTACCTGTCATTGGGAAGTTTTGATACCCATGTCAACCAGCAGTTTACCCAACAACGTTTATTTACAGAAATGAACGATGCGATTGCTGCTTTTACCAAAGACCTGAAAGCCAACGGTCGTTTCGACGATGTGATGCTGATGACCTTTAGTGAATTTGGAAGAAGGGTATCACAAAATGCCAGCGGGGGTACCGATCATGGAACGGCCAACAATATGTTCTTTGTAGGTGGTGGGTTGAAGAAAAAAGGATTGATCAATGCCTTACCCGATCTCAGTGATCTGGAGGAAGGTGACCTGAAATACAAGGTGGATTTTAAATCCGTCTATGCTACAGTGTTAAATAAGTGGCTGGGAGCGGATGACGCGGCCATCCTGAAACAATCCTATCCTCATCTTTCCTTTATTTGA
- a CDS encoding peptide MFS transporter has protein sequence MWKNHPKALPFLFFSEMWERFGYYLMIGIFTLYLKDVKAGYGMTEAESADLYGTFIALVFLTPFLGGLLADRFLGYTKSIIAGGLMMGLGYCLMSIHSLPILYVSMTLVIIGNGFFKPNISTLLGNVYNTPEHVARKDEGYNIFYMGINIGAFICNFISAVLYITYGWGAAFFAAGVGMFIGVITYIIGLRHYRSYDVKKELKEGDMPFTRIVLLILAPSVAAGVLGWLIPGTIFGSDSTDAFIFACIPVIYFYSTIYFKAEKEEKRPIAALLAIFAVVILFWAVFKQNGSALNTWADRYTDRQVTGTTQKVFDNLILAKQVVYAKDSVPVYDDQFRLQKENGKILFEYNYPPYFKNIPEQKKPAEKESISLWATNLSQSINPGWVILLTPLIISFFAWRRRKGKEPSTATKIAFGLFISGLSALVMVGAVYASQNGGEKASAWWLIASYGVITVGELLLSPMGLSIVSKLSPLRISSLMMGGWFVSTSIGNKLSGVLATMWDKYDHKSNYFWLNFFLLMGAALVCFMMLRWLNKVMKEKGVA, from the coding sequence ATGTGGAAGAATCACCCCAAAGCTCTGCCCTTTCTTTTCTTTTCTGAAATGTGGGAACGATTTGGGTACTACCTGATGATCGGGATCTTTACCCTTTACCTTAAAGATGTAAAGGCAGGGTATGGTATGACCGAAGCGGAGTCTGCTGATCTCTATGGTACATTTATCGCACTCGTTTTCCTCACGCCTTTTCTGGGAGGGCTTCTGGCCGACCGCTTCCTGGGATACACTAAATCCATCATTGCCGGTGGATTGATGATGGGATTGGGCTATTGCCTGATGTCCATTCATAGCCTCCCGATCCTCTATGTCTCCATGACCCTGGTGATCATTGGAAATGGTTTTTTTAAACCCAATATCTCCACATTGCTGGGTAATGTGTACAATACCCCGGAACATGTGGCGCGTAAGGATGAGGGCTATAATATATTTTATATGGGCATCAATATCGGTGCCTTCATCTGCAATTTTATCAGCGCGGTACTGTACATCACTTACGGATGGGGAGCTGCCTTCTTTGCCGCGGGGGTGGGTATGTTTATTGGAGTGATCACGTATATCATTGGATTACGCCATTACCGGTCTTACGATGTTAAAAAAGAATTGAAAGAAGGTGATATGCCTTTTACACGGATCGTGTTGCTTATCCTCGCTCCTTCCGTGGCGGCCGGGGTGCTTGGATGGTTGATACCGGGCACCATCTTTGGTTCCGATTCCACGGACGCCTTCATCTTTGCCTGTATCCCTGTCATATATTTTTACAGTACCATTTATTTCAAGGCAGAAAAAGAAGAGAAGCGACCCATTGCCGCGCTGCTGGCCATTTTTGCCGTGGTGATATTGTTCTGGGCCGTTTTTAAACAAAATGGTTCTGCCCTTAATACCTGGGCCGACCGCTATACGGACAGACAGGTGACAGGCACTACACAAAAAGTATTTGATAACCTGATCCTGGCCAAACAGGTTGTTTATGCAAAAGATTCCGTTCCTGTGTACGATGACCAGTTCCGGTTGCAAAAGGAAAATGGGAAGATCCTTTTTGAATACAATTATCCGCCCTATTTTAAGAACATCCCCGAGCAAAAAAAACCCGCTGAGAAAGAATCCATCAGTCTCTGGGCCACCAATCTGAGTCAATCCATCAACCCCGGCTGGGTGATCCTCTTAACTCCCTTGATCATTTCCTTTTTTGCATGGCGCAGACGAAAGGGCAAGGAACCATCCACTGCGACCAAGATCGCGTTTGGGCTTTTTATCAGCGGGTTATCTGCGCTGGTGATGGTAGGAGCCGTTTATGCGAGTCAAAACGGAGGAGAGAAAGCAAGTGCCTGGTGGCTCATCGCCAGTTATGGAGTGATCACAGTAGGTGAATTATTGCTAAGTCCAATGGGGCTCTCCATTGTATCCAAATTGAGCCCATTGCGTATCAGCTCACTGATGATGGGGGGCTGGTTTGTTTCTACCTCGATCGGCAATAAATTATCCGGTGTTCTGGCCACCATGTGGGATAAGTATGACCATAAGAGTAATTACTTCTGGTTGAATTTTTTCCTGCTCATGGGTGCTGCCTTGGTTTGCTTCATGATGCTGCGCTGGCTCAACAAGGTCATGAAAGAAAAAGGTGTTGCCTGA